A single Arachnia propionica DNA region contains:
- a CDS encoding maleylpyruvate isomerase family mycothiol-dependent enzyme: protein MTAELRNAQRDEFCRVLSMVAPDAPTLCSGWTAFDLAAHIWILNHEPLAWAGMLLPPFSWLTDREIRRTKERFSYAGLVEEIRTGPASFACMPTDPREDHRHSLGEYFIHTEDVRRPNRLPKQEISPDLAEALWRRLRTASWQLHPFASWEFRTPQGGHGRIGRGPVTKQITGEPSELLMWVYGRTEAARVEIVKF, encoded by the coding sequence ATGACCGCAGAGTTGCGTAACGCCCAGCGCGATGAGTTCTGTCGCGTGTTGTCCATGGTCGCTCCGGATGCCCCGACGCTGTGCTCGGGTTGGACCGCGTTCGATCTCGCCGCGCACATCTGGATCCTGAACCACGAGCCCCTCGCCTGGGCGGGAATGCTGCTGCCGCCGTTCTCGTGGCTCACGGACCGGGAGATCCGGCGGACGAAGGAACGGTTCTCCTACGCCGGGCTGGTCGAGGAGATCCGCACCGGCCCGGCGTCCTTCGCGTGCATGCCGACCGATCCCCGGGAGGATCACCGGCACTCCCTCGGCGAGTACTTCATCCACACCGAGGACGTGCGCCGCCCGAACCGGCTGCCCAAACAGGAGATCTCCCCCGACCTGGCCGAGGCCCTGTGGCGGCGTCTCAGGACGGCCTCCTGGCAGCTGCACCCGTTCGCATCCTGGGAGTTCCGCACCCCGCAGGGTGGCCACGGGAGGATCGGGCGCGGCCCCGTCACCAAACAGATCACGGGCGAACCAAGTGAACTGCTGATGTGGGTGTACGGGCGCACCGAGGCCGCCCGGGTGGAGATCGTGAAGTTCTGA
- a CDS encoding right-handed parallel beta-helix repeat-containing protein → MGFRKITARFAGLAAAVLLAAGTLVGCVNASDVKAEEPASVSSAAPATKASTTSAGTTTGSSAGATSAASTAAGTNTELTSGQVSVTIDGKSTTLSGAYVVDGIDAVIDGGTYSSATADQAVFLVVNGGSLTIRNAGITKSGDTSNEEQSNFYGFNSAVLVAGEGSSVTVENTTITTQSSGSNGVVATGGATATVRQTTIETHANSSRGLHATYQGAITGENVAIHTRGAHSATLATDRGNGTVTVTGTNDLNTEGDGSPLLYSTGQISASGVTGEAKDSEVVVVEGKNSATLTDSTVTSNGKKAVMLYQSFSGDAHDKDATATRSTFTMTNTKLTANGTDAVLYATNTTTSATLTNVEITSSTSVGVKADEDRWGKSGSNGATLHLVLDGTTITGGATAGSSSAITIASTNGGKVEGEVSGSVTNS, encoded by the coding sequence ATGGGATTCAGGAAGATCACGGCCAGGTTCGCGGGGCTCGCCGCAGCAGTCCTGCTGGCGGCCGGGACCCTCGTCGGATGCGTGAACGCGAGCGATGTGAAGGCGGAGGAACCCGCCTCGGTGAGCAGCGCAGCGCCGGCCACGAAAGCCTCGACCACCTCCGCGGGAACCACGACCGGCTCCAGCGCCGGGGCCACCTCGGCGGCGAGTACCGCAGCCGGCACGAACACCGAGCTGACCTCCGGTCAGGTGAGCGTGACCATCGACGGCAAGTCCACGACCCTGTCCGGTGCCTACGTCGTCGACGGCATCGACGCGGTGATCGACGGCGGAACCTACTCCTCCGCCACCGCCGACCAAGCCGTCTTCCTGGTGGTCAACGGCGGCAGTCTGACCATCAGGAACGCCGGGATCACCAAATCCGGGGACACCTCCAACGAGGAGCAGTCGAACTTCTACGGATTCAATTCCGCGGTGCTGGTGGCCGGTGAGGGATCCAGCGTGACGGTGGAGAACACGACCATCACCACCCAGTCATCCGGTTCGAACGGTGTCGTGGCCACCGGCGGCGCCACCGCCACGGTGCGGCAGACCACCATCGAGACCCACGCGAACTCCTCGCGTGGCCTGCACGCCACCTACCAGGGAGCCATCACCGGCGAGAACGTGGCCATCCACACGCGCGGAGCGCACTCCGCCACCCTGGCCACCGACCGCGGCAACGGCACCGTCACGGTCACCGGGACCAACGACCTGAACACCGAGGGCGATGGTTCTCCCCTGCTGTACTCCACCGGTCAGATCTCGGCCAGCGGGGTCACGGGGGAGGCGAAGGACTCCGAGGTGGTCGTGGTGGAAGGCAAGAACTCCGCCACCCTGACCGATTCCACGGTCACCTCCAACGGCAAGAAGGCCGTGATGCTCTACCAGTCCTTCAGCGGTGACGCGCACGACAAGGACGCCACCGCCACCCGGTCCACGTTCACGATGACCAACACGAAACTCACCGCAAACGGCACGGACGCGGTGCTCTACGCCACCAACACCACCACCTCCGCGACCCTCACGAACGTGGAGATCACCTCCAGCACCTCGGTCGGCGTCAAAGCTGACGAGGACCGCTGGGGCAAGTCCGGAAGCAACGGAGCCACGCTGCACCTGGTCCTGGACGGCACCACCATCACCGGCGGTGCGACGGCGGGAAGCAGCTCGGCGATCACCATCGCTTCCACCAACGGTGGCAAGGTGGAGGGGGAGGTGAGCGGTTCGGTCACAAATTCCTGA